The Pirellulimonas nuda genome includes a region encoding these proteins:
- the secE gene encoding preprotein translocase subunit SecE yields MTAYLQQLFSSGLYKRAQGKVARQATFYALAIVVAAGAWSLHGSLRTSDDLGVQRASTPVALSVLALGCWAAFRLIQLPKFADFLIAVEAEMNKVSWPSRASLFRASAVVIAVIFLLAMLLFGYDVAWKWLLGLILTR; encoded by the coding sequence GTGACCGCTTACTTGCAACAACTGTTCAGCTCCGGGCTCTACAAGCGGGCGCAGGGGAAGGTGGCGCGGCAAGCCACGTTCTACGCGCTGGCCATCGTGGTTGCCGCGGGCGCCTGGAGCCTGCACGGATCGCTCCGCACCTCCGACGACCTGGGGGTGCAGCGTGCTTCCACCCCGGTGGCGTTGTCGGTGTTGGCGTTGGGTTGCTGGGCCGCGTTCCGGCTGATCCAGCTCCCCAAGTTTGCGGACTTTCTGATCGCTGTCGAAGCGGAGATGAACAAGGTCTCGTGGCCAAGCCGCGCCTCGCTGTTCCGGGCCTCGGCGGTGGTGATCGCGGTGATCTTCCTGCTCGCCATGCTGCTGTTTGGATACGACGTGGCGTGGAAATGGCTTCTCGGACTGATCCTCACCCGTTGA